The genomic region CGCCTGACGGTGATATTGAACCCGTGGCAGTCGCCTTCGCCAATAAATGGAAGACAAGTGATGAATACTGTGTTGACGAGTCTGAGAATGAACCGAAAAATCCCTGCGAGTTAAATCCTCAAAGACGAGCGACCGCGGAAGAACACTGCTCCAAGATACATAGCGATATTTTCTCGGGTACttatacacaaatttttatatctaaatagtatcaaataatctcattattatCTGTTATTTTAGATTGTCATTGGCATGTCGATCCAACGGAATTTTATCAAGACTGCATGTATGATATGTGCGCATGCGACACTGATATAAAATCGTGTCTCTGTCCCATGTTAGCAGCATATGCGAAAGATTGCGCTGCGTTGGGCGTGAAACTTTCGTGGCGTACTGAGATCGGCGAGTGTAAAATTCATTGCACTGGCGGACAGACATATCAAATTTGTGGAAACAGTTGCATGAGGTAACACGCTGTAATGCATTCATTGCATTTACTTGTCAAGTTACCTTTTATATTACTGTTTTCTGTATCACGCTTAATTCATTGATGCAGATCGTGTTCGGACATCTCCTTTTATCGGGATTGCAAACAAGAATGCGTGGAAGGTTGCAATTGTCCAGAAGGTCAGACGTTAGATGTGAATGGAGAGTGCATCCCAGTCGCTCAGTGTCCTTGCATATACGCAGGTCGCGAATATAAGCCTAATCATCGAGAAGTCCGTCCGGGCAACAAGGGACAAGAATTTTGCTCTTGCGTAGGTCGGTGTCTAAAGCGCAAGTCTGTTTCCGGTAGTgttttgtaatacaaaattctgtttttcaCAGGCGGCGTATGGGAGTGTCGATTAGCAACACCAGATGAAATTCGGGAATATCCATCGGTCACTGAACTACTATCCGTTTGCCAGGCTATCAAGCATCTAGAGGTGACGGATTGCGAGCCCGTGGAGCACAGAACTTGCAGCAACATGCACATACAGAACGAACAAACGCCGTCGGTTTGCACGTCTGGTTGCGTTTGCAAATCCGGATACGTTTTGGACACGCCGAATGGTGTTTGCATCAAAGAGGAAGATTGCCCCTGTCATCATGGCGGAAAGAGTTACAAGCAAGGCTCAGTTATACAAGCCGAATGTAATTCTTGTACGTGCGAGGGCACCAAGTGGAAGTGCACAGACAGAACTTGCGCAGGTAATTCTTCTACACttgctattaattatttttattattttttttatgttttgtttcTCAACTTTTGGCTGTAAGTGTATAATTTATCttctcgaataaaaaaaattgattatttttgtacCTATCATATtatgctaaaataatattttttttacaggagTCTGTTCTGTATGGGGCGATTCGCATTATAAAACATTCGATGGCAAAATGTATGATTTCCAAGGTGTATGCGACTACGTTTTGGTGAAGAGTGCGTTGAATAAAGAAGATTGTTTTGATGTCTCGATTCAGAACGTACCTTGCGGTACAAATGGAGTTGCATGCTCGAAATCGATCAAGCTTACGATTGGCAGTGGTGAACAACAGGAGGAGGTCATTTTGACAAAAGGAAAGAAACTACCTAGGGGACCTTTTAAGAGACTATCGATGAGACTCACTGATCTCTTTGTATTTGTTGACGTGCCAGATTTAGGATTGGTATTACAATGGGACAAAGGTAAGAATTGTACACATACCTAAAAGTATAAGTTAGTTGAATTCTTAAAAAGAGTGTTTGATTATTCTTAATTAGGTACTAGAGTTTACATCAGATTAAATCCGGAATGGAAGGGTCGTACAATGGGCTTATGTGGCGATTACAATAACAACGCTGAGGATGATTTTAAGACACCATCCGGTGGGATATCCGAGGCTTCCGTCAATCTGTTCGGAGACTCGTGGAAAAAGGATACGTTCTGTCCTGAACCGAAGGACGTGGAAGCTGACGCCTGTGAGCAACATCCAGAACGTAAGCTGTGGTCGCTACGACAGTGTAACATACTGAAGTCACCATTGTTCTCACCGTGTCATTCAGAAGTGGAGGTCGAGCCGTATCTGCGTAATTGCATCTTCGATGCGTGCAGTTGCGATGCCGGCGGTGACTGCGAATGCCTATGCACTGCACTGGCCGCGTACGCGCACGAATGCAATGTGCGAGGTGTCCCTGTGAAATGGCGAACGCGAGAACTCTGCCCGCTACAATGCGACGAAAAATGCAGTACGTATTCACCTTGCGTTTCGACCTGTCCGCGCGAGACATGCGACAATTCTATGACCGTAAGAGACAGCTCGCATCTGTGCACGGAGGATACGTGCGTTGAGGGCTGCCAATTCCAATCTTGTTCTGAAGGCCAAGTGTATCGAAACGCCAGTTATACGGAATGTATACCCAAATCGATGTGCGCAAAACCTTCCTGCATCGAACTCGACGGAGTGATATACTATGAGGGCGATCGAATTAGCGGCGATGATTGTCACAGTTGCTTCTGCAGTCGCGGTAAAGTGATCTGCAAAGGAGAAGCTTGTACCAATATCACCACTATCGATGCTACTACTGCCTTACCCTTGGCGGAACCCCAGAAATGCGTAGACGGTTGGACCACGTGGATTAATAAGGATCCTGCCATAAAAGGAAAGAAATTCTTGGATGTGGAACCGTTGCCCAATTCAATGGATCTTGCTAATGCAAACGGACTCGCAGTTTGCGAGAAAGAGCACATAGTTGATATAAGATGCAGATCTGTTGAAGGACACTTGAACCCGAAGGAGACTGGCCTGGACGTGGAGTGCAGCTTGGAGCGTGGCTTGTACTGCCAATCTCATTTAGATCTTCCTTGCGTGGACTTTGAAATTAGCGTGTTATGTCGCTGTTCTGAATCGATTACACACAATATCGAAAACGTGACAACAGAGATCAGCACCGAGACGGGGAAGAATGATCTGGAATGCGACGTCGCGCAACCAAACTTGCCGCATCCAACGAATTGTCAACTATTTTATCAATGCGTCCCTACCTTGACGGGATACGAACTGATAGAAAGATCGTGCGGTCCTGGCACTCTTTACAATTCAGAGACTCTCGTCTGCGATTGGCCAACGGAAGTTCTACGCATACGACCAGAGTGCTCAGTCGCTTCTGGGCAAACCACACAAGCCAGTGGTAGAACCGAGTGGAGCAGCACTGCTGGCGGTCACTACGAGAATACGCTGTCGACCACGGTGAAAAAGATAGTATCGACCACGAACGTGTGCAAAGACGGCGAAACGTGGAGTAAATGCGCGATTCAGTGCGACAGCGTGTGTCATTATTATCGTCACATTCTGATGACGCAAGGTCTTTGTAGCAAAGGTACTGATTGCATTTCCAAATGTATTTCAATTGACCGACCTACATGTCCCTCGCACAAGTTTTGGAGAGACGATATCACCTGCGTGGAGGCAAATCATTGCTCCTGCAGATCCCATGATGGAGGCTCGGTTGCGCCTGGTGCCATCAGAAAAGAATCCGACTGTGAGACTTGCCaatgtatcaataattattacacATGTGATACAACTTTCTgctataatatttcaaatcatGAGATGACGGTAGGGACAGGAAGGGGACCGGAAACAACCACTCAACTACCACTCAGTACAACCTCGGGAAACGCTTGGAGGACATCACCAGTTACTATCAAGGACCAAACGATCCTTTTACATAGCACGGTCACTCCGCCCGGGGAATGCGATGACGCCAACTTCGTACCATTAATACAAAATCTGCGAAAGGACATTATTGTCCATACTAGCAGCAATAGGAATTCCATTTTACGATCCGAAGATCTATTAATATATACGGAAGGAACAATGCTGCTACCCAAAAAATTCTGGGAACCTGAGATGATGAATGCAGATCAATGGCTTGACGTCGAGTTTAAGAAACCTGAACCGATTTATGGATTGATCTTGCAAGGCGGCGTTTCTGAAGATAAATTCGTAACCAGTTATAATGTGCTTTTTTCGGAGGACGGCCAGACTTTCTCATACATACTCGACTATGAAAAACAGCCACGCGTGTTCAGAGGGCCTATCGATAAAGTTCAGTTCGTGAAACAAATATTCTATCAACCGATTGAGGCGAGGATCATTCGTATCAATCCGCTGACATGGCACAATGGAATTGCGATTAGGATAGAAGTGTTGGGTTGTCAGGATCACGCAATCTCAATGACAACTATTAGGACAACAACTGAAAAGATTGTCAGACCTTTATGTGAGGATTCGATGGGATTGGACAACGGGCTGATGACCATGGAACAAATTTCGGTGTCGAGTTCGTCGCAGTTGATTCAGTATCTTCGATTATCCGCAAAGAGTGCATGGCGTGCCGCTTTGGACAATCCTCATCAATATGTTCAGTTCAACTTCATAGAGGCTCGAAATCTGACCGGAATCACGACCATGGGTGGTGACGGTGCTTGGACGACcgcttacaaaatattttacagcaaTGACGAACGTCAGTGGAATCCCGTTATTGATGAGAACGGCGACGAGAAAGTGTTTCTTGGCAATTTCGATGCGGAAAGTTTGCAGACGAATTTCTTTGAGAGACCGTTGCACGCAAAATTCTTGAGGATACAACCTGTCAAGTGGCACGATCATATTTCGTTGAAGGTCGAAGTTCTGGGTTGCTATCTAATGTATCCTACGCCATGGTTGATGACATCGACAATTAAATCGACAACGACATTATTCAATCAAGAATGCAATGTGTGTGACGGGATCGATCAAACGTTAAACGATAAAGGCTGCAAATGCGAGGATCCTTACTGGTGGGACGGCGAATTGTGCGTACCGAAGCAGGAGTGTCCCTGCGTGGTCGGACACGTTCCTTATGCGGTAATAATAGCATTAACGATaacaataatgtatttattgaaATCCTGGAGCAAATTTTCTAAGAATAGATTACGACAAATATAATAACAGGTGTTTATTACAGGTGGGCAGCATGTACGAGACGGACGATTGCCAGCAATGCGTATGCACCTTCGGCGGAACAGCTACATGTTTGCCAAAAAAATGCGACCCTTGCTTGAAACCGGGTCTACGATCTGTTGTCGGTGAACTATGTGCCTGTCTCTGCAAGCCTTGTCCACCGGGCACCAGACTCTGTCCCACGAGCAGCGTGTGCGTAAATGAGGCCGCATGGTGCAATGGTGTTCAGGATTGTCCAGATGATGAAATAGATTGTCCAAACATAATTTCTACGACACCTATCGCGACTGAATCTCCGGGAACAATCAAGCAGGAAGTTACGACTATCAACCCCATTCAAGTTAATCCATTACCATGCGAGGAGCCGATTTGTCCGCCCGGTTACAGAGTAGTTTTCAAGCGGACATCCCGGTTGCGCGATAAGCCACATCATAATGTTAAGTCGAATGTGAAATCTAAAGGGCACAAAGGTTTTACGAAGACAAAGGGACACAAAAAATATCCATTCCATGATCATGATGAAAATGATTTAATGAAAGAACAGAGTCAACTAACAACGAAGAATATTCAATGTCCTGAATTCATTTGTATGCCCAGTAAACCTGTCTTCCCCAGCGAGACAGAGCCGGAAAAGTGTCCAAAAGCATTCTGTCCGCCGCAATACGAGGTGGTGTACGAGAAGATAAGCATGTACAAAGTGCGCAAGTGTCCGAAATACATTTGCCGACCATTGTCATCACAGGAAGCGATGTGCAACGTCACGGGCAGAACATTCAACACGTTTGATAACATGGAGTACAAGTACGATATCTGTAATCATATTCTAACCCGAGACATGTATAATAACGAGTGGTACGTCACGCTGGAGAAGTTATGCGTCGATTCACGCGGAAAGAGATCTTGCACACGGATCTTGATGGTGATGCTGAATGACCATGCGATCGTGCTCTATCCGGATCTGCATGCGAACATTGATGAGTATACCTTCACGGCTGAGCAGATCGCGCGTCTCGGAAATCGACTGCCCGGTTTTGAGCTTTCGCGCACAGGCGACAAAATTATCTTTGTTTCGCATCGCTATGGTTTCTGGATAATTTGGGACTCGAGCACCAACGTAAAGATCGGCATTACCACTAAATTGGCGGGTCGCGTAGACGGTCTGTGCGGATACTTTGACGGTGATATCACGAACGATCGTCAGACACCCGAAGGTACGCAAGCGAGGAGCACCGTTCAGTTCGGGGATAGTTGGGCGATGGAAGACACGAAATGCGATTTGCATGTATGTCCACGTGACATTCAAGAGCATGCATGGACGATTTGCCGCTCTGTGAAGAGTCCGATGCTACTGGACACGTGTTCTACAGTCGTCGATATCGATAGGTAGTATTTGATTCAATGATATGAATTTGGTAACTCAAAGGGTTAATGTttcaaatttgttattaaaatggaGGAGTCAAGGGGGCAGGATCCTTTGGAAGGTCAAAAAAAGCttatctttatgaattttttttttttacaaaaactatatgagcgattaatttgaaaatttgcacacatttttatctatattttgttgttaattagaaatttttacaagtaaaaataatgaaaattgtaataattataacattgttCGCGCGACGTGTCCGAGCGTGCATCATCTCATGGTGACCATGAAATCTTGACACTCAATGTTATCTGAGAAATAACAAATCGAAGATTCTTAATCTACAGATATTTGGTTACCGTTGGaaccagaattattaaaattgaactattttttaaataattattatgcatgtaaaaatagatttcaaaaaatcactaaaaatttttaaagtttaacgtaaaaagaaaatgaacacagtaatataatttaattttgctggTTCCAACGATAGAGAGAAGCGTTTCGAATATATAGGTAAAAGGCGAATTCAATCGATTTATTAGGTTGTCTAAAATCGTGGTCAccagtttgaaaaatgtttcgagaaaaatacgtttaaagttctgaatataaatttactcgtatatttttagtacttttGTAAGTATCATACTAATCAGCAATTCCACGCCCATATAATAAGTCTTCTGTAATTTCTGGATGGAAGCATTGCTAATCAGACACTTTGGAGTAAAGTgtacttattataataaaaaataataaaataaaatcaaaaagaaatactgcatgtaaaaatttttatcactttgaataaaatgttataacttccgtaatttttcaaattttgtgatAAGGGTTGATTCTTAAAAGTACtttcataaaatgcaataaaaaagaaattgatttttttgaccCTCCAAAGGGTCCTGCCCCCTTAAAACAAAGTTTCATCCgcttaaactaaataaatttttgtataaattatatctttaaaaatatatctacagAGTATAAATTTCTGTTGCTATTATCACAGGTTTGTGTCTCGTTGCGTGGAGAACATGTGCTCTTGTCTGCAAACTTCTAACAGTTCTTACGAAGACTGCCGGTGTCGTCTACTAACGAACTTCGTAGGCGAGTGCGAAGCTGCCGTTGGTCCTGGCACTGATCTATTATCAGATTGGAGAACCGTTTATGATTGTCCCGCGAGCTGTCCGTCACCGTTTGTTCATCGAGATTGTTACCGCAGCAAGTGCGAGATCACCTGCGACAATCTGCATGAAGTGGAACCATGTCCGCCAATGCGGGGCGTTTGTTTCCCCGGTTGCTTCTGCCCGGATGGCCTGGTACGTCGAAATGATGAGTGCGTGCCGCCAGCGCAGTGTCGGGATTGCGTGTGCGATGGTCTTGGCGATGCTAAATTCATCGGCTTCAATCGCAAGGACTTTAAGTTCGCTGGCAATTGCACTTACCTGCTATCGGGGAATGTCGCGGAGAACGTAAAAAGTCCGGACGGAACTCGCACGTATCAAATCTTAATCACCAATGGTTATTGTGATAAGGGCACGTGTACGGAGGTCATTACACTGCTCTATGAGAACCATGTGATACAGATCAAACGTGCAGAACGCTCGAAGAATCTGAGAGTGATGATAGACGATTCCCAAGTGAAGAAGTTTCCGCACAATCGCACGTGGATTGTCTTGGATCAAATATCCGTTGGAGATGTGATTCTGCTCGTACCGTCCATCCAATTGGAACTTGTTGCCTTTCAACAAAACTTTGCGTTTACTTTAAAACTACCTTCGCACATCTTTAGCGATGATACTGAGGGTCTGTGCGGCAATTGCAACGCTGATGCTGAAAGTGGTTTTGAGAAACGTGATGGAGAGATCACCGATGATGCCGAGGAATTTGGTAAATCTTGGTTGATTGAAAATCTGTCGACGCAATTGGGTTTGAATGATCAGACGTGTTCTAGTAGTCGTCAATTTCAATGTACGCCTCCGCCAGCGGAAGAAGATCTTTGCAAGAAGCTTCTAGATTTAGCTGCGTTCAAGCAGTGCCATAGCATTGTCGATCCAGAACCATATTTAGATTGTTGTCACGATGCGTTATGCACCGGAAGAAATTATTGTGACAGCTTAGAGATGTATGCCAGAAAGTGTTCGGAAGCTGGTTTGTGTCCGAATTGGAGAACCGACGAAATCTGTCCTTACGAGTGTCCTAAAAGTGAGATTCTAcctgatattttaattattaaatttgcgcacaaaaattgtatttgctaaGTAACATTAAAGACGAAATTATACAGAGTTCcgtattattgtatatacattttatattcaatttataaaataacttttattaagtaaaattattattttaataaatgaattttactTAACATCAATCAGTTTtttctgataatattaataataaatatttttttatttaaaagtattttaaatttgatttaattagtaattgaagacacgatttaattaaaaagaaaactaatttaATGCCAAATTgcgaaaaagtatattctcttaaCTTAATGTATTTCATTCAGATCTTGTCTACCAAGCATGCGGATCTAGTTGTAAAGAAACGTGTGACACCATAAATGGTGTGAACAATCCGAAATGCGCAACTGATTCTATCGAAGGATGCTTTTGTCCAGTGGATTACGTTTTCCACAATGATTCCTGCATACCGAAGAAGGATTGTTTCATCTGTGACAAGGACGGTCACGTACAGGGAGATATCTGGCATCCGGATAAATGCACCGAATGTAATTGCAATGATGGAATTGTGAATTGTCAAACGATGGAATGTCCTGTGTTGGATACGATTTGCGAAGAAAATATGACACCTGTACTTATCAATGGAACTGAGGAGAGATGTTGCCCCAAATATTTTTGTGGTGAGTTAGTATATAACattgaaaaagatatatttccaatatgtatatatatgtatcagaGATGggcaattttttgaataaagaataatgaataacgaataaaattttatttacaaataacgaataatttgttattcaaataaaaatttatttgattatctcgaataaaaatatttttgaataaaattttatttacttaacgATTCTCATGTATAGCTCCAAAGCCAACAACGCCTACAATATGTGTTGAGTCACAGGAACCAGAATGTGGTTTTGGCCAAACAATGAAAGTGATTATCGATGCTGATGGCTGTCACAAATTTATATGTCGTACGTATAACATGTGtgcactttttataattatttatttgttcacTCGCTTATTCGCTCCCTAACTGCCTCCCTCTCTCTCGTTGCAAACTATAACATGACATGTAATTTCAGAATGCTTGCCTGTAAATGAATGTCCCATTTTCGACAATTTTACAAACGAAGTTGAGCAACTGCAACCTggttttatacaaataatgaaCACATCTGGTTGTTGCCCGCGACCAACTAAAATATGCGATCCGAGAACTTGTCCTCCTGTACCAGACTGTCCGGATTACTACAACGCTATTACAACAATGCTTGTAGATAGTTGCTGTCCCAATTACGATTGTGgtatagtttttctttttatggttgtttgtgtaattttatcattatatgcGTACATTAGAGATATcgtaatgtaatttaaaataatatcaatatttgtttagcaaattaatatttttaacaacatgtattttttatcaaaaagtatttgtcaaaatgtattttgtcaaaaagtgttgactttattattaattttattatttaaaatttttgttagtaCCTCCAAAAGACGTTTGTCTTTATACAAGTAACGAAGACCAAGGCATATCACAAGTGGTAACGAAGAAAGTTGGTGAAAAATGGAAAGATGGTAAATGCAAAACGTGCGTATGCGAGATTTCAAATGATAGTCCTAAAGCAAATTGTTTATTCATGGAATGTTCAAATATGAGCGCACATCCTGATGTAGATGATTATGTATTGGAAGAAAGAATATTAGATGATAAATGTTGTCCAATCTTTGAGCGTATTGCTTGCAAATGGAAAGACAAAATATacaatgtaagaaaaatatactaatattttattgtgtgtgtatgtgtgtgtattataatttattaagtgtcatgaaaatataaaatttatattatcaatatcatCACAGGTTGGCGAAAGTTGGAAGCCCAATACTGAGAATGCTTGTCTCACGATGCACTGTAATGAAGATTCAGGTAGTATTCAGGTATTAAATAAAGTCCAAGAATGTGATATCACATGTGACTATGGGTATAAATATCAAGCCTCTAATGATACCAGTGTTAATTGCTGTGGTACGTGTATCCAAACTGCGTGTATTGCAGAAGGCACACTTAAAAATGTAGGAGAACAATGGTATTCGGATGATCATTGTATGACGTATCTTTGTGAATCTGCAAATGGAAATGTAAGATTGTTGACATAGATACTGACTAATTGATTAAAATCGTGAATTAATTTTAGCTATACTGATATTCATTTTTAGGTGTATCTACAAGCAAATACCGAAATTTGCCCAGAAATTGACCCGCAAGTGGAAGCCGAGTTCGAGATAGAAGCACGCAAAATTCCAGGAAGATGTTGTCCGGAAATTGTTAAAACAGCTTGTCGTAGTGacggaaaattatataaacCTGGAGAAACATGGAAATCTCTTACGGATAGCTGCGTCATCGAGACATGTATAGATGGTACCAATATATCAAAACGCAAAGAGGTTGAAGTGTGTTCACAACAGTGTGCTCaagtaagaatattttattacatgcgtttatttaaatatttttatatatttaaaatgtttcattaataaCGCATTGATCAATTTCCAAGGGTTGGTCGTATCAGGAACCAGAACATGGTAAATGTTGCGGGGAATGCAAACAAACATTTTGCGTGTTTGAAGATACTCTATACACACCTGGCATGACATGGTCATCTGATGATAATTGTACTACTTACACGTGCATGGAAATTAACGAACAGGTAAGTTATCTCTCAAAAAGAATAAACGCttcttaattaaacaaaattaatatctttttcagaaattaaattatgtatgatcaatcatatacaataaatatatgcaaTCAATTTTATGActgtttatattacataattgtgtaataattttagCTATCTCTCGCTGTGAGTCCTACTGTTTGCCCAGATATAACAGATTGTCCTAATGAATTGATTTATCACGATCAATGCTGCAAAcgatgtaatattaatataaaagatcaGATCAAGGGtaagtatgaaaaaattaagtataaaaaaatttgaacaagcattatttatattgaacTTGAGAAATGCtgctgtatattttttattatttttgataattaattatttaccgATAACCATTTTTCAGAAacatgcaaaacaatttttgtgGATGCAAACAGTACTGTAGGTATGTTAGTTGTAAATCATCCATTACACGGGAAATGTAAAAACTTGGATGCTATTGAGGGCATTAAACAATGCAGCGGATTATGTCAATCTTCAACATACTTTAACAATGGTAacaatcaaattgaaattttctaaatattgcaATGTTAATTTGGCTCTTATCTCATTTTTCTCTTATGCAGAAAACTGGAATCAAG from Solenopsis invicta isolate M01_SB chromosome 7, UNIL_Sinv_3.0, whole genome shotgun sequence harbors:
- the LOC105193532 gene encoding hemocytin isoform X3, with protein sequence MVPLQIFGCSLILIIVASVINRGYGYSEDMNTQDANEEDILNDAPDSVVGDFYNVKSSKGGRRIFVGGCTRRPTAPVNGKIKCSLDSGCIASCAPDYKFPNGALHLTITCVDKEWHIGETEWNSVPHCEPICMPECQNNGICIAPHHCDCLKHFTGPQCQFEDRPCLNYSPPVLNAYKRCNSKTCTISCMEHFTFPDGSSVANLICKNGSWMPTRSDWVSIPDCEPVCDPPCQNGGNCLPMNVCQCPQDYRGPQCQYSADVCDAEKLRFNGGYHCRDSGDTYSCTLYCPSGVEFEFPASSVYVCTYDKGIFEPQPVPQCKVENNVKIISHGTFYNTYLRESNHSWSMENVYDTKTQHTQKVHGESYRIHGSNVSSHPIRYNSHDNQIMVFEISQPRSKTCYSWGGAHYKTFDDKIYSFDSDCSHTLLRDTQDGVCTIVASNGPGCKIGSDRHCSKIVKLFVHDKKYILTSDDTGMPIFSNGKRSLPIPIYLPGLRVDKSAHFILISLDSLGVKLKWDGALLLQIEASESMWNKTAGLCGTMNDDPNDEFLTKIGSYAETISALASSWRVESFEEPCDDYPSVQHACKLKDEFASDAFQFCVKLLSNHKFKTCAETINLSELTDSCLWDYCACKHDDRRKCACDTMNVYVRQCAQKGITRLTGWRTDDTCPIICDGGRVYMSCGPKIEASCSSGIEAMSESSECEEGCFCPADTLEHQGKCISLEECPCKLRGKFFEPGTSVPKGCNTCTCTSGKWVCTQVQCGARCAVLGDPHYITFDGKHYDFMGKCKYYLIKGENYTIESENIPCSGAISESMGFASADSPSCIKTITIIFKNTSIKLKQNHQITINGNEITKFPMLFDGVRIRIASSIFMVIHLPNALEVWWDGVSRVYINAPAEFHDQTKGLCGTFNDNQKDDFITPDGDIEPVAVAFANKWKTSDEYCVDESENEPKNPCELNPQRRATAEEHCSKIHSDIFSDCHWHVDPTEFYQDCMYDMCACDTDIKSCLCPMLAAYAKDCAALGVKLSWRTEIGECKIHCTGGQTYQICGNSCMRSCSDISFYRDCKQECVEGCNCPEGQTLDVNGECIPVAQCPCIYAGREYKPNHREVRPGNKGQEFCSCVGGVWECRLATPDEIREYPSVTELLSVCQAIKHLEVTDCEPVEHRTCSNMHIQNEQTPSVCTSGCVCKSGYVLDTPNGVCIKEEDCPCHHGGKSYKQGSVIQAECNSCTCEGTKWKCTDRTCAGVCSVWGDSHYKTFDGKMYDFQGVCDYVLVKSALNKEDCFDVSIQNVPCGTNGVACSKSIKLTIGSGEQQEEVILTKGKKLPRGPFKRLSMRLTDLFVFVDVPDLGLVLQWDKGTRVYIRLNPEWKGRTMGLCGDYNNNAEDDFKTPSGGISEASVNLFGDSWKKDTFCPEPKDVEADACEQHPERKLWSLRQCNILKSPLFSPCHSEVEVEPYLRNCIFDACSCDAGGDCECLCTALAAYAHECNVRGVPVKWRTRELCPLQCDEKCSTYSPCVSTCPRETCDNSMTVRDSSHLCTEDTCVEGCQFQSCSEGQVYRNASYTECIPKSMCAKPSCIELDGVIYYEGDRISGDDCHSCFCSRGKVICKGEACTNITTIDATTALPLAEPQKCVDGWTTWINKDPAIKGKKFLDVEPLPNSMDLANANGLAVCEKEHIVDIRCRSVEGHLNPKETGLDVECSLERGLYCQSHLDLPCVDFEISVLCRCSESITHNIENVTTEISTETGKNDLECDVAQPNLPHPTNCQLFYQCVPTLTGYELIERSCGPGTLYNSETLVCDWPTEVLRIRPECSVASGQTTQASGRTEWSSTAGGHYENTLSTTVKKIVSTTNVCKDGETWSKCAIQCDSVCHYYRHILMTQGLCSKGTDCISKCISIDRPTCPSHKFWRDDITCVEANHCSCRSHDGGSVAPGAIRKESDCETCQCINNYYTCDTTFCYNISNHEMTVGTGRGPETTTQLPLSTTSGNAWRTSPVTIKDQTILLHSTVTPPGECDDANFVPLIQNLRKDIIVHTSSNRNSILRSEDLLIYTEGTMLLPKKFWEPEMMNADQWLDVEFKKPEPIYGLILQGGVSEDKFVTSYNVLFSEDGQTFSYILDYEKQPRVFRGPIDKVQFVKQIFYQPIEARIIRINPLTWHNGIAIRIEVLGCQDHAISMTTIRTTTEKIVRPLCEDSMGLDNGLMTMEQISVSSSSQLIQYLRLSAKSAWRAALDNPHQYVQFNFIEARNLTGITTMGGDGAWTTAYKIFYSNDERQWNPVIDENGDEKVFLGNFDAESLQTNFFERPLHAKFLRIQPVKWHDHISLKVEVLGCYLMYPTPWLMTSTIKSTTTLFNQECNVCDGIDQTLNDKGCKCEDPYWWDGELCVPKQECPCVVGHVPYAVGSMYETDDCQQCVCTFGGTATCLPKKCDPCLKPGLRSVVGELCACLCKPCPPGTRLCPTSSVCVNEAAWCNGVQDCPDDEIDCPNIISTTPIATESPGTIKQEVTTINPIQVNPLPCEEPICPPGYRVVFKRTSRLRDKPHHNVKSNVKSKGHKGFTKTKGHKKYPFHDHDENDLMKEQSQLTTKNIQCPEFICMPSKPVFPSETEPEKCPKAFCPPQYEVVYEKISMYKVRKCPKYICRPLSSQEAMCNVTGRTFNTFDNMEYKYDICNHILTRDMYNNEWYVTLEKLCVDSRGKRSCTRILMVMLNDHAIVLYPDLHANIDEYTFTAEQIARLGNRLPGFELSRTGDKIIFVSHRYGFWIIWDSSTNVKIGITTKLAGRVDGLCGYFDGDITNDRQTPEGTQARSTVQFGDSWAMEDTKCDLHVCPRDIQEHAWTICRSVKSPMLLDTCSTVVDIDRFVSRCVENMCSCLQTSNSSYEDCRCRLLTNFVGECEAAVGPGTDLLSDWRTVYDCPASCPSPFVHRDCYRSKCEITCDNLHEVEPCPPMRGVCFPGCFCPDGLVRRNDECVPPAQCRDCVCDGLGDAKFIGFNRKDFKFAGNCTYLLSGNVAENVKSPDGTRTYQILITNGYCDKGTCTEVITLLYENHVIQIKRAERSKNLRVMIDDSQVKKFPHNRTWIVLDQISVGDVILLVPSIQLELVAFQQNFAFTLKLPSHIFSDDTEGLCGNCNADAESGFEKRDGEITDDAEEFGKSWLIENLSTQLGLNDQTCSSSRQFQCTPPPAEEDLCKKLLDLAAFKQCHSIVDPEPYLDCCHDALCTGRNYCDSLEMYARKCSEAGLCPNWRTDEICPYECPKNLVYQACGSSCKETCDTINGVNNPKCATDSIEGCFCPVDYVFHNDSCIPKKDCFICDKDGHVQGDIWHPDKCTECNCNDGIVNCQTMECPVLDTICEENMTPVLINGTEERCCPKYFCAPKPTTPTICVESQEPECGFGQTMKVIIDADGCHKFICQCLPVNECPIFDNFTNEVEQLQPGFIQIMNTSGCCPRPTKICDPRTCPPVPDCPDYYNAITTMLVDSCCPNYDCVPPKDVCLYTSNEDQGISQVVTKKVGEKWKDGKCKTCVCEISNDSPKANCLFMECSNMSAHPDVDDYVLEERILDDKCCPIFERIACKWKDKIYNVGESWKPNTENACLTMHCNEDSGSIQVLNKVQECDITCDYGYKYQASNDTSVNCCGTCIQTACIAEGTLKNVGEQWYSDDHCMTYLCESANGNVYLQANTEICPEIDPQVEAEIGREDSLVDTE